A region from the Leptolyngbya iicbica LK genome encodes:
- a CDS encoding vitamin K epoxide reductase family protein has protein sequence MPRKKEISWIHRYARPLMAGLAAVGAVVTAYLTINKFMGSSTACPTKGCDIVLSSPYATVFGQPLALFGFLAYVSMIGLAIAPLLVRGPDQKELRANLTRWTQPLLFLGGTAMMVFSGYLMYLLTAEIKAVCLYCVGSALLSTGLFLLALIGQDWSDLSQPFFTGIITAIVVLVGTLGLYANVNNPATATDANGQPGIEVTTESGPAEIALAQHLADTGAVFYGAWWCPHCHDQKQLFGQEAAQTILYVECSTPDGQGQTSECQAAGITGYPTWEINGERLSGTQTLEELAQLTGYKGPTTFQNSI, from the coding sequence ATGCCACGCAAAAAAGAAATTTCTTGGATTCATCGCTATGCCCGCCCCCTGATGGCTGGGTTAGCTGCTGTGGGTGCTGTTGTCACCGCTTACTTAACCATCAATAAGTTCATGGGCAGTTCCACTGCCTGCCCCACCAAAGGCTGCGATATTGTACTGTCCAGTCCCTACGCCACCGTATTTGGACAGCCCCTAGCGCTCTTTGGTTTCCTGGCCTATGTGAGTATGATTGGGCTGGCGATCGCCCCGCTTCTCGTCCGAGGACCTGACCAGAAAGAGCTGCGGGCTAACCTCACCCGTTGGACCCAACCACTCCTTTTCCTTGGCGGCACTGCCATGATGGTCTTCAGCGGTTATTTGATGTATCTGCTCACCGCCGAAATCAAGGCCGTTTGCCTCTACTGCGTCGGGTCGGCGCTGCTCTCAACCGGACTCTTTCTGCTGGCGCTGATTGGACAAGACTGGTCAGATTTATCCCAGCCCTTTTTTACTGGCATCATTACAGCCATAGTCGTTTTGGTGGGGACCCTCGGCCTTTATGCCAATGTCAACAATCCAGCCACCGCAACGGATGCTAATGGACAACCCGGCATTGAAGTTACTACCGAGTCTGGACCGGCTGAAATCGCCCTGGCTCAACACCTAGCTGACACGGGTGCCGTATTCTATGGGGCTTGGTGGTGCCCTCATTGCCACGACCAAAAGCAGCTTTTTGGTCAAGAAGCGGCTCAAACTATTCTCTATGTCGAATGTTCTACGCCAGACGGACAGGGACAAACCTCAGAATGCCAAGCAGCAGGTATTACTGGCTATCCTACCTGGGAAATCAATGGCGAACGCTTATCGGGGACTCAGACCCTAGAGGAATTAGCCCAACTCACGGGCTATAAAGGCCCAACGACTTTTCAAAATTCCATTTAG
- a CDS encoding copper-translocating P-type ATPase: protein MHNSHSHHSTQANQSEDGQTGTSQLGHHGHQDHKEGDPGNHDSHSGHDKHAGHSPEMFKQRFFVSLILTLPILYFSLQLQSWLNYEAILFPGANWISPILGIALYFYGGWPFLQGAWHEFQSKIGMMTLIALAITVAFIYSLAVSLGLEGKPFYWELATLIDIMLLGHWVEMASVQGASKALEELSSLVPNEAHRMRDGRVEDVPVSEIQAGDVILIRPGEQIPNDGEVIEGNTSVNESFLTGESKPVSKAVGDEVVAGSVNTEGSVQVTVTRVGDDTAISQIMRLVEEAQSSRSRYQALADKVAYWLTLIAIAAGTLTFIVWLTLEDLVFAINRAVTVLVITCPHALGLAIPLVIANSTSLAARNGILVRDRDALERAKDIRIMAFDKTGTLTQGKFGVQNIATDRMESEQALAIAAALETASEHPLAKAIVEAAHQRQLEFPQMREFQTITGRGVEGKVQGQTYRLGRPEWVKEQSLQLPSSLRSALDRADDRGESAVVLMTSDHPVAVISMADQVRERARETIDRLHEMDIQAVMITGDAEAVARGVAQDLGIDRYYARVLPEDKVNRIKALKQEAPTAFAGDGVNDAAALLEANMGLAIGAGTNVAIESADLVLIEDDPLDAVKALNLAKKTYSKMIQNLFWATGYNVVAIPLAAGVLSAWGVVLSPAVGALLMSLSTVIVAINAVMLRRAKLA from the coding sequence ATGCATAACTCCCATTCTCACCACTCGACCCAGGCCAATCAGAGTGAAGATGGCCAAACGGGTACTTCTCAGCTTGGTCATCATGGACACCAAGATCACAAAGAGGGAGATCCAGGTAATCACGATAGCCATAGTGGACACGATAAACATGCGGGCCATAGCCCAGAGATGTTTAAGCAGCGGTTTTTTGTATCGCTAATTCTGACGCTGCCGATTCTCTACTTTTCGCTTCAGCTTCAGAGTTGGCTGAACTACGAAGCGATTTTGTTTCCTGGTGCCAATTGGATTAGTCCGATTCTGGGGATTGCCTTGTACTTCTATGGCGGCTGGCCCTTTTTGCAGGGAGCTTGGCACGAATTTCAGAGCAAGATCGGCATGATGACGCTGATTGCGCTGGCGATCACTGTAGCGTTTATCTACAGTCTGGCCGTATCTCTGGGGCTAGAAGGCAAGCCCTTTTACTGGGAGCTGGCAACGCTGATCGACATCATGCTGTTGGGGCACTGGGTCGAGATGGCTTCAGTGCAGGGAGCCAGCAAAGCCTTGGAAGAGCTTTCGAGCCTGGTGCCCAATGAAGCGCACAGGATGCGAGACGGCAGGGTTGAAGATGTGCCAGTGAGTGAAATTCAGGCTGGCGACGTGATTCTGATTCGACCTGGTGAGCAGATTCCGAATGATGGCGAGGTCATCGAAGGGAATACGAGCGTTAACGAGTCGTTCCTAACTGGAGAATCCAAGCCAGTTTCCAAGGCCGTAGGCGATGAAGTGGTGGCAGGGTCAGTCAACACAGAAGGCTCGGTACAGGTAACAGTGACGCGGGTAGGGGATGACACGGCCATCAGCCAAATCATGCGATTGGTGGAAGAAGCGCAGTCCTCTCGCAGTCGGTATCAAGCCCTGGCCGATAAGGTGGCCTACTGGCTGACCCTTATTGCGATCGCGGCAGGCACCCTCACGTTCATTGTCTGGCTCACCCTTGAAGACTTAGTCTTTGCCATCAATCGCGCTGTGACGGTTCTAGTCATTACCTGTCCCCATGCGTTGGGATTAGCCATTCCGTTGGTCATTGCTAACTCCACGAGCCTGGCAGCTCGTAACGGTATTCTTGTGCGGGACCGCGACGCTCTAGAGCGGGCCAAAGATATCAGAATCATGGCCTTTGATAAAACCGGGACGCTGACCCAAGGCAAATTTGGCGTGCAGAATATTGCGACAGATCGCATGGAGTCTGAGCAGGCACTAGCAATTGCTGCTGCCCTAGAAACAGCTTCTGAGCATCCTTTAGCCAAGGCAATTGTGGAAGCGGCTCACCAACGCCAGCTTGAATTTCCACAGATGCGTGAATTTCAAACCATTACGGGACGGGGTGTCGAAGGTAAGGTTCAGGGACAGACGTATCGCTTGGGACGTCCAGAATGGGTGAAGGAGCAGAGCCTGCAACTGCCCAGCAGTTTACGCAGTGCCTTAGACCGAGCTGATGATCGCGGCGAAAGTGCCGTTGTGCTGATGACCTCTGATCACCCCGTGGCCGTGATTTCCATGGCTGACCAGGTGCGCGAACGGGCACGTGAAACGATTGATCGTCTGCATGAAATGGACATTCAGGCGGTCATGATCACGGGGGATGCGGAAGCCGTAGCGCGAGGGGTGGCGCAGGATTTAGGCATTGACCGCTACTATGCTCGGGTCTTGCCAGAAGATAAGGTCAACCGCATCAAAGCGCTGAAGCAGGAAGCCCCGACCGCCTTTGCGGGTGATGGTGTCAACGATGCAGCGGCATTATTGGAAGCCAACATGGGACTGGCGATCGGCGCAGGGACGAATGTCGCGATCGAATCGGCTGACCTAGTGCTCATTGAAGACGATCCGCTGGATGCGGTGAAAGCTCTGAACCTGGCGAAAAAGACTTATAGCAAGATGATCCAAAACCTGTTTTGGGCAACCGGCTACAACGTGGTTGCGATTCCCCTGGCAGCGGGAGTGCTGTCGGCTTGGGGCGTTGTACTTTCTCCTGCAGTAGGGGCGCTGTTGATGAGTCTTTCAACTGTCATTGTGGCGATTAATGCGGTGATGCTGCGTCGGGCGAAATTAGCTTAG
- a CDS encoding heavy-metal-associated domain-containing protein, with the protein MQLDLTVPNLACSACVETVTKAVHGVDAAAQVTADPKTKQVSILSEASETAIKDAITTAGYTVA; encoded by the coding sequence ATGCAACTCGATTTGACGGTTCCTAACCTGGCGTGTTCTGCCTGTGTCGAGACAGTCACCAAAGCCGTTCATGGCGTAGACGCCGCAGCGCAAGTGACGGCAGACCCCAAAACCAAGCAGGTCAGCATTCTCAGTGAGGCGTCTGAAACAGCCATTAAAGATGCGATTACGACTGCTGGCTACACCGTGGCCTAA
- a CDS encoding response regulator transcription factor, whose translation MAADILIVSNDEKMSQLLKIELSIEDYDVLIEADSTLGFIALRKIQPRLLILDANTPGLSSIEILRRIRATDTHIKVILMTEVDKLETSEPFADDYIFKPLNLIELLLRVKLVLRQRLSQKKNVLRFRDLSLDLQSREVYRGERLVQLTCKEFDLLTYLLRHASQVIEQDRLLETVWDYSFLGNSNVLQVCIRSLRSKLEAAGEPRLIQTVRGIGYVLRPAISDCSVQTFPLVC comes from the coding sequence ATGGCTGCTGATATTTTGATTGTTTCTAATGATGAAAAAATGAGTCAGCTATTGAAGATAGAACTCAGCATTGAAGATTATGACGTCTTAATCGAAGCTGACAGTACTCTGGGCTTTATAGCACTTCGAAAAATTCAACCTAGATTGCTCATCTTGGATGCTAATACTCCAGGTCTATCCTCGATTGAAATTCTTCGCCGGATTAGAGCTACAGATACACATATAAAAGTCATTCTCATGACTGAGGTTGATAAATTAGAAACCTCTGAACCATTTGCTGACGATTATATTTTTAAGCCTCTTAATCTAATTGAATTGCTCCTAAGGGTAAAACTAGTTTTACGTCAACGCCTATCTCAAAAGAAAAATGTGTTGCGTTTTAGAGATTTATCTTTGGATCTTCAAAGTCGCGAAGTCTACAGAGGTGAACGCCTAGTCCAGCTGACATGTAAAGAATTCGATTTATTGACTTACCTACTACGCCATGCTAGTCAAGTTATTGAGCAAGATCGCTTGCTCGAAACAGTCTGGGACTATAGTTTTCTCGGTAACAGTAATGTACTACAGGTATGTATCAGAAGCCTTAGAAGTAAACTAGAGGCTGCTGGAGAACCTCGTTTAATTCAGACAGTTCGAGGGATAGGTTATGTCCTCCGACCGGCCATCTCGGACTGCTCCGTGCAAACTTTTCCTCTCGTTTGCTGA
- a CDS encoding four-helix bundle copper-binding protein, with amino-acid sequence MLLNHEQYQSSFDKAMACAVECEHCAEACTGQPDMVKCARMCLDTAESCRTLATFMVRGSYFIAPLAKACAEICDTCAQECEKHDMEHCQKCARSCREAAGMYRQIVDTAMAAS; translated from the coding sequence ATGCTTCTCAATCACGAACAGTATCAATCTAGCTTCGATAAGGCGATGGCCTGTGCAGTGGAATGTGAACACTGCGCCGAAGCCTGTACGGGCCAGCCGGACATGGTGAAGTGTGCCCGGATGTGTCTGGATACAGCCGAAAGCTGCCGTACGTTAGCCACTTTTATGGTACGTGGGTCTTACTTCATTGCTCCGCTAGCCAAGGCTTGTGCAGAAATCTGCGACACCTGTGCCCAGGAATGTGAAAAGCATGACATGGAGCACTGTCAGAAATGTGCTCGTTCCTGTCGTGAGGCGGCAGGGATGTATCGCCAGATCGTTGATACAGCGATGGCAGCCTCTTAA
- a CDS encoding DUF305 domain-containing protein, whose translation MNTQENTIKTHSDAQDHGGMQGSYVRYFAMIGTSIVVMFFLMYLHSYQILDHAWFSETRLFMTLIMGAAMMVIMLSYMLHMYKSRTINAVIYVGAIILFGASLWLVRSQVTVSDVDYMEGMIPHHSIAILTSDRAQIEDMRVRELADEIIEAQRREISEMEWLIADIRENGVANTPAQAEARPLPDFSLSPE comes from the coding sequence ATGAACACTCAAGAAAACACAATTAAAACCCATTCAGATGCTCAGGATCATGGCGGGATGCAAGGCAGCTACGTCCGATACTTTGCCATGATTGGCACCTCAATCGTGGTGATGTTTTTCCTGATGTACCTACATTCCTACCAGATTTTGGATCATGCCTGGTTTAGCGAAACGCGGCTTTTTATGACCCTGATTATGGGGGCCGCCATGATGGTGATCATGCTGTCGTACATGCTGCACATGTATAAAAGCCGCACTATCAACGCGGTTATTTATGTAGGGGCGATCATTTTGTTCGGAGCTTCGCTATGGCTAGTCCGTAGCCAAGTAACAGTCAGCGATGTGGACTACATGGAAGGCATGATTCCCCACCATTCCATCGCCATTTTGACCAGCGATCGCGCTCAGATTGAAGATATGCGCGTTCGTGAATTGGCCGATGAAATCATCGAAGCGCAGCGTCGCGAGATTAGCGAAATGGAGTGGCTAATTGCCGACATCAGAGAAAACGGTGTAGCAAACACACCGGCTCAAGCAGAGGCAAGACCGCTGCCAGACTTTTCTTTAAGCCCAGAGTAG
- a CDS encoding tetratricopeptide repeat protein has translation MGSLLIFTSPVFAHTPGQSLSDQARLKELADLLESGEELVESGSLAEALSRYQHAVSLDSENPKIFSAIGYVQARQGNFQESIAAFQTALELDSENLPFLFGLAYAQSQLEAYEATANTYRQILRLQPDNLDAQIGLGAMLFQLKAFEEASEVYANILKDDPENWQAAESLGLILLQQGEIEAAITALEQAAELAPQTSQIQMNLGFAYLRQDDIESALATFEAAAEGDPLNADVRMQIGYVLWQQGNLEAAMERYQQATRLQPDSVIAHDAIADLYFEQQDVLMTIVAHRELLELAPDHASGYYHLAIALEAHSRTAEAIEALQKAKTLLLEQGNEEDVQIIDELLQGL, from the coding sequence ATGGGGAGCCTTTTGATTTTCACATCTCCAGTTTTTGCCCATACCCCTGGGCAATCGCTGAGTGATCAGGCGCGACTGAAGGAACTGGCTGATTTATTAGAGTCTGGAGAAGAGCTGGTTGAGTCAGGCAGCCTGGCAGAGGCGCTATCTCGCTACCAGCATGCCGTCAGTTTAGATAGTGAAAATCCGAAAATCTTTTCGGCCATTGGCTATGTGCAGGCGCGTCAGGGCAACTTTCAGGAGTCCATTGCTGCGTTTCAAACAGCCCTTGAATTAGATTCAGAAAATCTGCCTTTTCTCTTTGGCTTAGCCTATGCCCAAAGTCAGCTAGAAGCTTATGAAGCAACCGCTAACACCTACCGCCAGATCCTACGCTTACAACCCGATAATTTAGACGCTCAGATAGGATTAGGGGCTATGTTGTTTCAACTCAAAGCCTTTGAAGAGGCATCAGAGGTTTATGCCAACATCCTGAAAGACGATCCCGAAAATTGGCAAGCTGCCGAATCCTTAGGACTGATTCTGCTTCAACAGGGAGAAATTGAAGCCGCGATTACCGCTTTAGAACAGGCGGCAGAACTCGCTCCTCAGACTAGCCAAATTCAAATGAATCTAGGCTTTGCCTATCTCAGACAAGACGATATCGAATCAGCGCTAGCAACTTTTGAAGCAGCGGCTGAAGGAGACCCTCTAAATGCTGATGTCCGTATGCAAATTGGCTATGTCCTCTGGCAGCAGGGCAACTTAGAGGCTGCCATGGAACGCTATCAGCAGGCTACCCGCCTTCAGCCTGATTCAGTCATTGCCCATGATGCGATCGCCGATCTCTACTTTGAGCAGCAAGATGTTTTGATGACAATTGTCGCCCATCGTGAACTGCTAGAACTCGCGCCTGATCATGCTTCTGGTTATTATCATCTAGCCATCGCTCTAGAGGCACACAGTCGTACTGCAGAGGCGATTGAAGCCCTTCAGAAAGCTAAGACTTTGCTTTTGGAGCAGGGAAATGAAGAAGATGTCCAGATTATTGATGAACTGCTTCAAGGACTTTAG
- a CDS encoding carboxypeptidase-like regulatory domain-containing protein gives MVEIQATYDSGEPLAEAQVQVYDPTNPQTPRFTGKTDRGGQFSFTPDQPGTWEVTVRQAGHGASSAIPVDNTGAVAATFSGNSQLTLLQKSLIAGAIIWGSIGTALYFRQGKR, from the coding sequence ATGGTCGAGATTCAGGCCACCTACGACTCTGGAGAACCTCTGGCCGAAGCGCAGGTGCAGGTTTATGATCCTACCAACCCTCAGACTCCCCGCTTTACTGGAAAAACCGATAGGGGAGGGCAGTTTAGCTTTACACCGGATCAACCCGGTACTTGGGAAGTAACCGTACGTCAGGCTGGTCATGGGGCGAGCTCGGCAATCCCAGTTGACAATACCGGTGCTGTAGCCGCAACCTTTTCAGGAAATTCTCAACTAACACTTCTTCAAAAAAGTTTGATTGCGGGAGCCATCATTTGGGGTTCTATAGGCACTGCCCTCTATTTTCGGCAGGGTAAGCGCTAG